The Lysinibacillus pakistanensis genome includes a window with the following:
- a CDS encoding GntR family transcriptional regulator, whose translation MLDKNSHIPIYIQIEEIIKQRIYLEEYKIGENIPSERELSTQFDVSRMTVRQSITNLVNSGLLYREKGRGTYVANPKLEQPLKGLTSFTEDMRARGMEPSSRVLRFEKIVPPVDVAGDLMLEPGEEVFFVVRIRNADSKPMAIERTYIPVKVYPELDEKKIMGSLYALIEAKFHQKIGNAIQQMEAAIVTKEDSKFLQINHTAPVLIIKRTSYLSDGVPFELVRSTYRADRYKFISEIKR comes from the coding sequence TTGTTAGATAAAAATTCTCATATACCTATTTATATACAAATAGAAGAGATTATTAAACAACGCATTTATTTAGAAGAATACAAGATTGGAGAAAACATTCCTTCTGAACGTGAGCTTTCAACGCAATTTGATGTCAGTAGAATGACTGTTCGTCAATCTATTACAAACTTAGTGAATAGTGGCTTACTGTACCGAGAAAAAGGAAGAGGGACCTATGTAGCTAATCCAAAATTGGAGCAACCATTAAAGGGATTAACGAGTTTCACTGAGGACATGAGAGCTAGAGGGATGGAACCTAGCAGTAGAGTTCTTCGATTTGAAAAAATTGTACCCCCAGTTGATGTGGCAGGAGATTTAATGTTAGAGCCTGGCGAAGAGGTATTCTTTGTAGTACGAATTCGTAATGCGGATTCTAAGCCAATGGCAATCGAAAGAACATATATTCCAGTAAAAGTGTATCCAGAGCTAGATGAAAAGAAAATTATGGGGTCTTTGTATGCCTTGATTGAAGCAAAGTTTCATCAAAAAATTGGCAATGCCATTCAACAAATGGAGGCAGCTATTGTTACAAAAGAAGATAGTAAATTTTTGCAAATTAATCATACAGCACCTGTCTTAATTATTAAACGTACAAGTTATTTATCTGATGGCGTTCCGTTTGAGCTTGTGCGTAGTACTTATCGAGCTGATCGTTACAAATTCATTAGTGAAATTAAAAGGTGA
- a CDS encoding HPr family phosphocarrier protein — protein MKKMYKITAPEGLHARPAALLVTAVTPFECDVALTYKEKSVNLKSIMGVMAQGVTPGSIVEISAEGPDAEKLFQTVTEVLISKGIGEEC, from the coding sequence ATGAAAAAGATGTATAAAATAACAGCGCCAGAGGGACTACATGCTAGACCTGCAGCATTACTTGTAACTGCTGTTACACCATTTGAATGTGATGTTGCCTTAACATATAAGGAAAAGTCAGTAAATTTAAAATCAATTATGGGTGTTATGGCTCAGGGAGTAACTCCGGGAAGCATTGTAGAAATTTCTGCAGAGGGTCCTGATGCAGAGAAGCTTTTTCAAACCGTTACAGAAGTACTCATTTCTAAAGGAATTGGTGAGGAATGCTAG
- a CDS encoding GNAT family N-acetyltransferase, protein MDIKMIPPEDYSQVHQLRDYCFPNKYIGARREDFQYWIEHSITLGAYDGQKVVGQLLILPLNITVHGKSYAMGGIGFVATYPEYRQQGIIKKLMTTALLKMRENGQSVSVLAPFSVSFYRHFGWELFFEKLHYSIPQMLFPNFGKQLDVIKRMSFECRDNGLYRDIKDFHNLQALTRNGGMLRNNAWWQRIERRMPDSHLAAYFNSDNVAGYIRYTIYNEIFEIHDFIAEDLLAEQAIWRFVSSHAASVTSIKGITSSDHHFGFHFKEPQFKREVVQDVMIRIVDVLSFMQQYSWQEMQEPLYVRIEDSFCAWNEHIFKINKDGNVSIVETNSIPAMHMLALPINLFSAMMIGYLSVSEAVEYAHKQPTKELVERWQLAIPTEKPAFYEYF, encoded by the coding sequence ATGGATATAAAGATGATTCCACCAGAAGACTATAGTCAGGTACATCAACTAAGAGATTATTGTTTTCCTAATAAATATATAGGAGCACGCCGTGAGGATTTTCAATACTGGATTGAGCATAGCATAACACTTGGGGCCTATGATGGACAGAAGGTAGTTGGTCAGCTACTAATATTACCTCTTAATATAACTGTACATGGTAAGAGTTATGCTATGGGGGGAATTGGCTTTGTAGCAACCTATCCAGAATATAGGCAGCAGGGAATTATTAAAAAGCTAATGACAACAGCACTATTGAAAATGAGAGAAAACGGGCAATCCGTTTCTGTCTTAGCCCCTTTTTCTGTTTCCTTTTATCGTCACTTTGGCTGGGAGCTATTTTTTGAAAAACTACATTATTCCATTCCGCAAATGCTATTTCCTAATTTCGGAAAACAATTAGATGTTATTAAGCGCATGAGCTTTGAATGCCGAGATAATGGCCTTTATCGTGACATTAAGGATTTTCATAATCTACAGGCACTTACTCGTAATGGAGGTATGCTACGAAATAATGCGTGGTGGCAAAGGATAGAGAGAAGGATGCCAGACAGTCATTTGGCGGCCTATTTTAATTCTGATAATGTAGCAGGCTATATTCGTTATACGATATACAATGAAATATTTGAAATTCATGATTTTATAGCAGAGGATTTACTAGCAGAACAAGCAATTTGGCGCTTTGTCTCATCACATGCTGCAAGTGTTACTAGCATTAAGGGAATTACCTCTAGCGACCATCACTTTGGCTTTCATTTTAAAGAACCACAGTTTAAAAGAGAGGTTGTTCAAGATGTCATGATTCGAATAGTGGATGTTCTCTCTTTTATGCAGCAATATTCATGGCAGGAAATGCAAGAGCCCTTGTATGTGCGTATAGAAGATTCCTTTTGTGCATGGAATGAGCATATCTTTAAAATAAATAAAGATGGAAATGTTTCAATTGTAGAGACTAATTCAATCCCTGCGATGCATATGTTAGCATTACCAATCAATCTTTTTTCTGCTATGATGATAGGCTACCTTTCTGTAAGTGAAGCAGTGGAATATGCCCATAAACAGCCAACAAAAGAGCTTGTTGAGCGATGGCAGCTTGCAATACCTACTGAGAAACCCGCCTTTTACGAGTATTTTTAA
- a CDS encoding SIS domain-containing protein, with translation MYAYFLEIQKLMQTVQEQEHAQIAEAAQLIVERLQLGGIVQLFGCGHSQLLAQDAFYRAGGLVPVRPIIIEPLTLHAGALTSSKNEKDPTIIEQYKEQFDFHENDVCIVISTSGRNPAPIDAALLAKQSGVVVISLQSLKYHNQPSRHPSGKRLEEIVDIMINTHTPIGDGVLSYNKIQFAPASTVIGSFILNALFGEVIKNMASEGCVLPVFESNNVESNRSHNEALIANYQHRINFN, from the coding sequence ATGTATGCATACTTTCTAGAAATACAAAAGCTAATGCAAACCGTGCAAGAGCAAGAACATGCTCAAATAGCGGAAGCTGCACAGTTAATTGTGGAACGGCTTCAACTTGGTGGTATTGTGCAATTATTTGGCTGTGGTCATTCTCAACTTTTGGCCCAGGATGCATTTTATCGTGCGGGGGGGCTTGTACCCGTACGCCCAATCATTATTGAACCTTTAACATTACATGCAGGTGCATTAACATCATCCAAAAATGAAAAGGATCCGACGATTATTGAGCAGTATAAGGAGCAATTTGACTTTCATGAAAATGATGTATGTATCGTTATCTCAACTTCTGGCCGAAATCCTGCCCCAATAGATGCAGCTCTTCTAGCGAAACAATCAGGGGTAGTTGTTATATCACTACAGTCTCTTAAATATCATAATCAGCCATCACGCCATCCAAGTGGAAAACGTTTAGAGGAAATCGTGGATATAATGATCAATACGCATACACCAATAGGCGATGGTGTTCTAAGTTACAATAAAATACAGTTTGCACCCGCTTCCACAGTAATTGGGTCATTTATTTTAAATGCATTATTTGGTGAAGTGATAAAGAATATGGCGAGCGAGGGTTGTGTATTACCAGTTTTTGAAAGCAATAATGTTGAATCCAATCGGTCTCATAATGAGGCTTTGATAGCTAATTATCAACATCGGATTAATTTTAATTGA
- the aspS gene encoding aspartate--tRNA ligase — translation MATRTHASNELSERLQGEKVVLKGWVQRRRDLGGLIFIDLRDRTGITQVVFSPDVAEAHALADKVRSEYVIEVEGTVILRAEDQINPNVPNGKIEVEASKLTVINTAKTPPFQIEDRTDVSEDLRLKYRYLDLRRPVMYDTFKLRSDVTRTIRNFLQNEDFLEVETPILTKSSPEGARDYLVPSRVHEGEFYALPQSPQLFKQLLMVAGFEKYFQIARCFRDEDLRADRQPEFTQVDIETSFLTQEEVLEMNERLIQAVMKEVKGIDIPAPFQRMKYQEAMDRYGSDKPDVRFGLELVALNDIFDGCSFKVFADTVAQGKQVKSINIKGAAERYSRKDMDELTKFVGIYGAKGLAWLKVTEEGLNGPIAKFFDEALASALMERMKAEVGDILVFVADQASVVAASLGALRTKLGHDLDLIDESQFAFLWITDWPLLEYSEEDGRYKAAHHPFTRPFDEDIPLMETDPSAVRAQAYDIVLNGYELGGGSLRIYERELQEKMFALLGFSEEEARAQFGYLLEAFEYGVPPHAGLAFGLDRFVMLLAGRNNLRDTIAFPKTASASCLLTSAPSAVSTEQLDELNLAIKAFKR, via the coding sequence ATGGCTACAAGAACACATGCTAGTAACGAATTATCAGAACGGTTACAAGGCGAAAAAGTTGTATTAAAAGGTTGGGTACAACGCCGCCGTGACCTAGGTGGTTTAATTTTTATTGATTTACGTGATCGTACAGGCATAACACAGGTTGTTTTTAGTCCTGATGTTGCTGAGGCACATGCTTTAGCAGATAAAGTACGTAGTGAATATGTCATTGAAGTAGAAGGGACAGTTATTCTTCGAGCAGAAGATCAAATTAACCCAAATGTGCCAAATGGAAAAATTGAGGTAGAGGCATCGAAATTAACTGTTATTAATACAGCAAAAACACCTCCATTCCAAATTGAGGACCGCACAGATGTTTCAGAAGATTTACGTTTAAAATACCGTTATTTAGACCTTCGTCGTCCAGTTATGTATGATACATTCAAGCTACGTTCAGATGTTACACGTACAATTCGCAATTTCTTACAAAACGAAGACTTCCTAGAGGTGGAGACACCAATTTTAACGAAATCTTCTCCAGAGGGGGCTCGCGATTATTTAGTACCATCACGTGTCCATGAAGGTGAATTTTATGCATTACCACAATCACCACAGTTATTTAAGCAATTATTAATGGTTGCAGGCTTTGAGAAATACTTCCAAATCGCACGCTGCTTCCGTGATGAAGACCTACGTGCAGACCGTCAGCCAGAGTTTACACAGGTCGATATTGAAACAAGCTTTTTAACACAAGAAGAAGTTTTAGAAATGAATGAACGCTTAATCCAAGCTGTTATGAAGGAAGTTAAAGGGATTGATATACCTGCTCCATTCCAACGCATGAAATATCAAGAGGCGATGGACCGCTACGGCTCAGATAAGCCTGACGTACGCTTTGGCTTAGAGCTTGTTGCTTTAAATGATATTTTTGATGGCTGTAGCTTTAAAGTATTCGCTGATACAGTAGCTCAAGGAAAACAAGTAAAAAGTATTAATATTAAAGGTGCTGCAGAAAGATACTCTCGTAAAGATATGGATGAATTAACAAAATTCGTTGGTATTTATGGAGCAAAAGGTCTTGCTTGGTTAAAGGTAACAGAGGAAGGCTTAAATGGTCCGATTGCGAAATTCTTTGACGAGGCATTAGCAAGTGCATTAATGGAGCGTATGAAAGCAGAGGTTGGAGATATTCTTGTATTTGTTGCTGATCAAGCATCTGTTGTAGCAGCTTCTCTTGGTGCACTTCGTACGAAATTAGGCCATGACTTAGACTTAATTGATGAATCACAATTTGCCTTCCTATGGATCACAGATTGGCCGCTATTAGAATACTCTGAGGAAGACGGTCGCTATAAAGCAGCACATCATCCGTTTACACGTCCATTTGATGAAGATATTCCTTTAATGGAAACGGATCCTTCTGCTGTCCGTGCACAAGCATACGACATTGTACTAAACGGCTATGAACTTGGTGGAGGCTCACTACGTATTTATGAACGTGAGCTACAGGAAAAAATGTTTGCATTACTTGGTTTCTCAGAAGAGGAAGCAAGAGCACAATTTGGCTATCTATTAGAAGCATTTGAATACGGTGTACCACCACATGCAGGTCTAGCATTTGGTCTTGACCGCTTTGTTATGTTACTCGCAGGCCGCAACAATTTACGTGATACAATTGCATTCCCGAAAACAGCAAGTGCTAGCTGCTTATTAACTAGTGCACCAAGTGCTGTTTCTACAGAGCAATTGGATGAGTTAAATTTAGCAATTAAAGCATTTAAAAGATAA
- the hisS gene encoding histidine--tRNA ligase, with protein sequence MSFKVPRGTQDILPGQSEKWQKVEAIIRDICHVYRYNEIRTPIFEQTDLFARGVGETTDVVQKEMYTFEDRGGRSLTLRPENTAGVVRAYVEHKMFGAPDQPVKLSYLGPMFRYERQQAGRYRQFVQFGVEAIGSADPAIDAEVIALAMDVYESAGLKDLKLIINSLGDKATRDTHRTALLQHFEPHIHEFCTDCQNRLQKNPLRILDCKVDREHPLMKSAPALTDFLTEESAAYFAQVKAYLDILGISYEVDPNLVRGLDYYNHTTFEIMSTASGFGAITTLCGGGRYNGLVEEIGGPDVPGIGFALSIERLLLALEAEGVELDTASGLDVYMIAMGDEAKLKAVELTSTFRAKGIATEMDYLDRKMKAQMKSADRLGAKYTIVLGDTELEEQAATIKHMQSGEQQKVEFSALVNYLLQQS encoded by the coding sequence ATGAGTTTTAAAGTACCACGTGGGACGCAGGATATATTGCCGGGGCAATCAGAAAAATGGCAAAAAGTCGAGGCGATTATTCGAGATATTTGTCATGTTTATCGGTACAACGAAATCCGTACACCTATTTTTGAGCAAACAGATTTATTTGCACGTGGTGTTGGTGAAACAACAGATGTTGTGCAAAAAGAAATGTATACCTTTGAGGATCGTGGAGGGCGATCATTGACGCTTCGTCCTGAAAATACAGCTGGTGTAGTCCGTGCTTATGTTGAGCATAAAATGTTCGGTGCCCCAGACCAGCCAGTTAAGTTATCCTATTTAGGTCCAATGTTCCGTTATGAGCGTCAACAAGCTGGGCGTTATCGTCAATTTGTACAATTTGGCGTGGAGGCAATTGGTTCAGCTGATCCAGCTATTGATGCTGAAGTGATTGCACTAGCTATGGATGTCTATGAATCAGCAGGCTTAAAGGATTTAAAATTAATCATCAACTCACTTGGAGATAAAGCTACACGTGATACACATCGTACGGCATTGCTCCAGCATTTTGAACCACATATTCATGAATTTTGTACAGATTGTCAAAATCGACTACAAAAAAACCCATTGCGCATCCTAGACTGTAAGGTAGACCGCGAGCATCCTTTAATGAAATCCGCACCAGCATTAACGGATTTCCTAACGGAGGAATCAGCAGCTTATTTCGCTCAAGTTAAAGCGTATTTGGATATTCTAGGTATTTCATATGAGGTTGATCCAAACCTAGTAAGAGGTCTTGATTATTACAACCATACGACATTTGAAATTATGTCAACAGCTTCTGGCTTTGGCGCCATTACGACTCTTTGTGGTGGAGGGCGCTACAATGGGCTTGTCGAAGAAATTGGTGGACCAGATGTACCGGGAATCGGTTTTGCATTAAGTATTGAGCGTCTTTTACTAGCTCTTGAAGCTGAGGGAGTTGAATTAGACACAGCATCAGGTCTTGATGTCTATATGATTGCTATGGGTGATGAAGCAAAGCTAAAGGCAGTTGAATTAACAAGTACCTTCCGTGCGAAGGGCATTGCTACGGAGATGGATTATTTGGATCGCAAAATGAAGGCACAAATGAAATCCGCAGATCGTTTAGGTGCTAAGTATACAATTGTATTAGGTGACACAGAGCTGGAGGAGCAAGCTGCAACTATTAAGCATATGCAGTCAGGCGAACAACAAAAAGTTGAATTTTCAGCATTAGTGAATTACCTATTACAGCAATCATAA
- the ptsP gene encoding phosphoenolpyruvate--protein phosphotransferase gives MLEIQGIAVSDGISFAKAYCLKDPDLSFEKVTVLDIQEELERFKTARGKAKKELQEIYEIAQVKFGADKAAIFAAHLLVLEDPEMIAAAESKIVSGMNAEYALDEVANMYIEMFEGIDNIYLQERVADIRDVSKRILGHLLGIEMVDMNRLTSDVVIVAADLTPSMTAMLDTKYVKGFITDIGGKTSHSAILARTLEIPAVVGTKNATQVIQQGTTIILDGTNGKIIVNPTSEVLSFYKQQHKQHIAAYEELLQYRSMASFSADGCAIEIAGNIGKPEDVDMVLNAGGDGIGLFRTEFLYMGRQELPSEEEQFQAYRSVLEKMQGKPTIVRTLDIGGDKHLPYLKLSAEMNPFLGYRAIRISLTQHDIFREQLRALLRAGVYGHLKIMFPMIATLDEFLSAKAILLEEQQYLKNNGYLVAENIEIGIMIEIPSAAIIADIFAKEVDFFSIGTNDLIQYTLAADRMNENVSYLYQPYHPAVLRLIKNVIVAAHQQGKWVGMCGEMAADEIAIPILLGLGLNEFSMSASSILKTRAHIAKLSKQQSKLHIERILLLSTADEVKEYVKRHLISP, from the coding sequence ATGCTAGAAATACAGGGAATAGCAGTGTCTGATGGCATCAGCTTTGCAAAGGCATATTGTTTAAAGGACCCAGATTTATCGTTTGAAAAAGTAACTGTTTTGGATATACAAGAAGAACTAGAAAGATTCAAGACTGCTAGGGGGAAAGCAAAAAAGGAGCTTCAAGAGATTTACGAAATTGCTCAGGTCAAATTTGGTGCAGACAAGGCAGCGATTTTTGCGGCACATTTATTAGTGTTAGAAGACCCAGAAATGATTGCAGCAGCTGAGTCGAAAATTGTATCAGGAATGAATGCTGAGTATGCCTTAGATGAAGTAGCGAATATGTATATCGAGATGTTCGAGGGGATAGACAATATTTATTTGCAGGAGCGAGTGGCAGATATCAGAGATGTCTCTAAACGAATTTTAGGGCATTTGCTAGGCATTGAAATGGTAGATATGAATCGTTTAACCTCTGATGTTGTCATTGTTGCAGCAGATTTAACACCCTCTATGACAGCGATGTTAGATACGAAGTATGTAAAGGGGTTTATAACGGATATTGGTGGTAAAACGTCACATTCTGCTATACTGGCACGAACATTAGAGATTCCGGCAGTAGTGGGCACTAAAAACGCTACACAAGTTATTCAACAAGGGACTACGATTATTTTAGATGGTACAAATGGCAAAATTATTGTGAATCCTACCTCAGAAGTATTAAGCTTTTACAAGCAACAACACAAACAGCACATAGCAGCGTATGAAGAGCTTCTCCAGTACCGTTCAATGGCAAGCTTTAGCGCTGATGGATGCGCTATAGAAATAGCCGGTAATATTGGCAAACCAGAGGACGTAGATATGGTTCTAAATGCTGGTGGTGATGGTATAGGTCTTTTTCGAACGGAATTTTTATATATGGGACGTCAGGAGCTACCTTCAGAGGAGGAGCAGTTTCAAGCTTATAGAAGTGTACTTGAGAAAATGCAGGGAAAGCCAACAATTGTTCGGACCTTAGATATCGGTGGTGATAAGCATCTACCTTATTTAAAACTATCAGCAGAAATGAACCCTTTTCTAGGCTATCGAGCAATTCGAATTAGCTTAACACAGCACGATATTTTTCGTGAACAGCTTCGAGCCTTATTAAGGGCAGGTGTCTATGGTCATCTAAAGATAATGTTCCCAATGATTGCAACTTTGGATGAATTTCTAAGTGCAAAGGCCATTCTTCTTGAGGAACAGCAATATTTAAAAAATAATGGCTATTTAGTAGCTGAAAACATAGAGATCGGCATAATGATTGAAATCCCATCAGCAGCTATTATAGCGGACATTTTTGCTAAGGAAGTAGATTTTTTTTCAATTGGAACAAATGATTTAATTCAATATACATTAGCGGCAGACCGCATGAATGAAAATGTATCTTATTTATACCAGCCATACCATCCAGCCGTTTTAAGATTAATAAAAAATGTTATTGTTGCAGCCCATCAGCAAGGTAAATGGGTAGGTATGTGTGGAGAAATGGCGGCAGATGAAATAGCCATACCAATTTTACTAGGATTGGGATTAAATGAGTTTTCAATGAGTGCCTCCTCTATTCTAAAAACGAGAGCGCATATTGCTAAGCTTTCAAAGCAGCAATCAAAGCTACATATTGAGCGCATTTTACTACTCTCTACAGCAGATGAAGTGAAGGAGTATGTAAAAAGGCACTTAATAAGTCCATGA
- the nagA gene encoding N-acetylglucosamine-6-phosphate deacetylase, with translation MKGTLLISNVTIVNHDKLPYKGDLLINNGKIRKISHALSDRAEHYIDGKDKNWFLLPGYIDMHIHGSAGHDTMDATPSALHQIARSLVKEGVTGFLATTMTQSIEAIESALANIALFENSEDEACLLGVHVEGPYVSKKRAGAQPVEYIILPSIEQFAAWQKISNQRIKQITIAPEVEGGFAFLESLRGSQIIPSIGHSDATIEDVERAVELGVSQATHLYNQMRPFHHRNPGVVGGVLVEDAVKVEIIADFVHSHPQAVKLAYRSKGAKGIILITDAMRAKGLQYGDFDLGGQTVHVSKAGAHLSNGALAGSVLTMEQAVKNMKAITNCSWQEIVAMSSTNAAEQLKLTTKGRIMEGFDADFVLLDEKLNVQKTICQGKVVFEK, from the coding sequence TTGAAGGGGACACTATTAATTTCAAATGTTACGATAGTTAATCACGATAAGCTGCCGTATAAGGGCGACTTGCTGATTAACAATGGTAAAATCAGAAAAATAAGTCACGCATTATCCGACCGTGCTGAGCATTATATTGATGGCAAAGATAAAAATTGGTTCTTGCTTCCTGGCTATATAGATATGCATATTCATGGTTCTGCTGGTCACGATACGATGGATGCCACCCCATCTGCCTTACATCAGATAGCTCGTTCTTTAGTAAAAGAGGGAGTAACAGGCTTTCTTGCTACTACAATGACACAATCAATAGAAGCAATTGAAAGCGCTTTAGCCAATATTGCACTTTTTGAAAATAGTGAAGATGAAGCATGCTTACTAGGAGTTCATGTAGAGGGACCATATGTTTCAAAAAAAAGGGCAGGTGCACAGCCAGTTGAATACATTATATTACCCTCCATCGAACAATTTGCAGCATGGCAAAAAATAAGTAACCAACGTATCAAACAAATAACGATTGCCCCTGAGGTAGAAGGAGGCTTTGCCTTTCTTGAATCATTAAGGGGCTCACAGATAATTCCCTCTATAGGGCATTCTGATGCAACCATTGAGGATGTGGAGAGGGCAGTTGAATTGGGTGTAAGCCAGGCTACACATTTATATAATCAAATGCGTCCTTTTCATCACCGTAATCCGGGTGTCGTTGGAGGTGTGTTAGTAGAGGATGCAGTGAAGGTCGAGATCATTGCAGATTTTGTGCATAGTCATCCTCAGGCTGTCAAACTAGCGTATCGGTCTAAGGGAGCTAAAGGAATCATTTTAATTACCGATGCGATGCGGGCGAAAGGCTTACAGTACGGTGATTTTGATTTAGGAGGTCAAACCGTTCATGTTTCCAAGGCTGGGGCACATTTGTCTAATGGCGCTTTAGCTGGCAGCGTGTTAACGATGGAACAAGCAGTAAAAAATATGAAAGCGATCACAAATTGCTCATGGCAGGAGATTGTTGCAATGTCCTCTACAAATGCTGCTGAGCAATTAAAGCTTACAACTAAGGGACGTATCATGGAAGGCTTTGATGCAGATTTTGTATTACTTGATGAAAAATTAAATGTGCAAAAAACTATTTGTCAGGGTAAAGTTGTATTTGAGAAATGA